Proteins co-encoded in one Flavobacteriaceae bacterium MAR_2009_75 genomic window:
- a CDS encoding VCBS repeat protein, whose amino-acid sequence MKKFLITSFVCCAVALAFLFGCNDKETETTLVEQKIFSSLEPLKSGIEFKNTLVENDSLNYFTYSYLYMGGGVATGDINNDGLIDIYLTGNQMPNKLYLNKGNLKFEDISDKAGVAGDDRWYTGVTMGDVNGDGLLDIYCSVGGKFGPKNNQLFINNGDSTFSEKAEEYGLDDIGNSVQATFFDYDKDGDLDLYVANYPPTKFDSPTFVYTYKMKNLAPEESDHLFRNDGGEFVDVTKEAGLFAFGLTLSATVGDLNNDSWPDLYISSDFNSPDLMYLNNQDGTFKEVVKEATSHTAFYGMGADISDFNNDGFLDIFQVDMDAKSNRRKKANMASMNPQLFWDVVDAGFHYQYMHNCMQLNSGVFEKGIPHFSNVSRLTGTSSTDWSWGPLFADFDNDGDKDLFVSNGTRREINNNDYFNQLKGLELDKDTLLNLSQQIPSEKIDNFMFENKGNLDFERVNEKWGIQFEGFSNGVAYADLDNDGDLEIITNNIDDYATVFENKSSKSNNYLTIKFEGPEHNKFGLGNRVYLTNENTTQLQEMTLTRGFQSSVAPELHFGLGKSESIDEIKVVWTDGKIQTITNASVNQTLVLKHTDASDTEIETPQRQKLFSNRDENYFEKHKHEENEYDDFDKQILLPHKMSSFGPALAVGDINNDGLDDYFVGGSAKHSAALFLQNKNGFEKQKDSFSDEDRAFEDVGALFFDADNDEDKDLYVVSGGYEFQPDSKLLQDRLYINDGTGKFEKSARALPKLTVSGSKAYAADFDNDGDQDILVLGRQVPGRYPSPASSYILENDSSSEKTEFIVSKKMHAPEFDNMGMATSAVITDFNGDDRMDFIVVGEWMPIRAFKNTETGFQEVSQELGLNADTTGWWWSIEQGDFDGDGDPDYIVGNNGLNYKYKASEEETFDIYVNDFDKNSKQDIVLSYYNDGKQYPLRGRECSSQQIPGIKQKFGDYASFAEATLADVYTEESLESALHYQVKSFASIYLENDNGKLTAKKLPIAAQTSSINQILVEDYDKDGALDILIAGNLYASEVETPRNDAGHGLLLKGDGTGNFTAVEASESGFFVPGDVKGMAPISVNGQRYIIVAKNSDYLQTVKIN is encoded by the coding sequence GTGAAAAAGTTTTTGATCACTAGTTTTGTTTGCTGTGCAGTTGCGTTGGCGTTTCTATTCGGTTGCAACGATAAAGAGACTGAAACGACCCTGGTCGAGCAAAAAATTTTCTCGTCACTCGAACCCCTAAAAAGTGGCATTGAGTTTAAGAATACACTTGTAGAAAACGACTCCCTTAATTATTTCACCTACTCTTACCTTTATATGGGTGGCGGTGTGGCCACCGGAGACATCAATAATGATGGACTTATCGACATCTACCTTACCGGCAACCAAATGCCCAACAAGTTATATTTGAACAAAGGAAATTTAAAATTTGAGGATATTTCCGATAAAGCTGGTGTAGCTGGTGATGACAGATGGTATACAGGGGTTACCATGGGTGATGTTAATGGTGACGGACTACTTGATATATATTGTTCCGTAGGTGGAAAGTTCGGCCCAAAGAATAACCAACTTTTTATAAATAATGGCGACAGTACCTTTTCGGAAAAAGCTGAAGAGTATGGCCTTGACGATATTGGAAATAGTGTTCAGGCAACATTTTTCGATTATGACAAAGATGGTGATCTTGATTTATACGTTGCAAATTATCCTCCAACTAAATTCGATTCTCCTACATTTGTCTATACCTATAAAATGAAGAATCTCGCTCCTGAAGAAAGCGATCACCTTTTCAGAAACGACGGAGGCGAATTTGTCGATGTAACCAAAGAAGCGGGTTTGTTCGCCTTTGGCCTTACTTTAAGTGCAACCGTAGGCGACCTGAACAACGATTCATGGCCCGACCTCTATATTTCGAGTGATTTTAACTCACCTGACCTTATGTACCTCAACAACCAAGATGGCACTTTTAAAGAAGTGGTAAAAGAAGCTACATCGCACACGGCCTTTTATGGTATGGGAGCAGACATCTCCGACTTTAATAATGATGGGTTTCTTGATATTTTTCAGGTTGATATGGATGCTAAGAGCAACAGGCGCAAAAAAGCCAATATGGCCAGCATGAACCCCCAACTATTTTGGGATGTGGTCGATGCCGGCTTTCACTACCAATACATGCACAATTGCATGCAACTTAATTCAGGAGTCTTCGAAAAGGGAATTCCCCATTTCTCGAACGTATCAAGGTTAACAGGCACTTCTTCCACCGATTGGAGCTGGGGACCTCTGTTCGCCGATTTTGATAATGATGGCGACAAAGACCTCTTTGTTAGCAATGGCACCCGAAGAGAAATTAATAACAATGATTACTTCAACCAATTAAAAGGTCTGGAGCTTGATAAAGACACCCTCTTAAATCTCAGTCAACAAATACCTTCTGAAAAAATTGACAATTTCATGTTCGAAAATAAGGGCAATCTTGATTTTGAGCGGGTCAATGAAAAATGGGGTATTCAATTTGAAGGCTTTTCTAACGGGGTCGCATATGCCGATTTAGATAATGATGGAGACCTTGAGATTATCACCAATAATATCGACGACTACGCTACGGTATTTGAAAACAAAAGCTCGAAATCGAATAATTATCTTACCATAAAGTTTGAAGGACCCGAACACAATAAATTCGGATTAGGAAATCGGGTTTATTTGACCAATGAAAACACCACCCAACTTCAAGAAATGACCCTGACACGTGGGTTTCAATCTTCAGTAGCGCCAGAGCTTCATTTCGGACTGGGAAAATCTGAAAGTATCGACGAAATTAAAGTAGTGTGGACCGATGGTAAAATACAGACCATCACAAATGCCTCAGTGAACCAAACCTTGGTTTTAAAACATACCGACGCTAGCGATACAGAAATCGAAACCCCTCAAAGACAAAAGCTTTTTTCTAATCGAGATGAAAACTACTTCGAAAAACACAAACACGAAGAGAACGAGTACGACGATTTTGACAAGCAAATATTATTACCTCATAAAATGTCTTCTTTCGGCCCCGCACTTGCCGTAGGCGATATTAATAATGATGGCCTAGATGATTATTTTGTGGGCGGATCTGCGAAGCATTCGGCGGCACTTTTTCTTCAAAATAAAAATGGATTTGAAAAACAGAAAGATTCTTTTTCAGATGAAGATCGCGCGTTTGAAGATGTCGGTGCTCTTTTCTTCGATGCCGATAATGATGAAGACAAAGACCTTTATGTGGTCAGTGGGGGATATGAGTTTCAACCCGATTCAAAACTACTTCAAGACCGACTTTATATCAATGACGGAACAGGAAAATTCGAGAAGTCTGCTAGAGCGTTACCGAAATTGACGGTGAGCGGATCAAAAGCGTATGCGGCCGATTTTGACAACGATGGGGATCAAGATATTCTTGTGCTCGGCCGACAAGTTCCCGGAAGATATCCTTCGCCTGCCAGTAGCTATATTCTTGAGAACGACAGTAGTTCAGAAAAAACGGAATTCATAGTTTCCAAAAAAATGCATGCACCCGAGTTCGATAATATGGGTATGGCGACAAGTGCCGTTATTACCGATTTTAACGGTGACGACCGAATGGATTTTATCGTTGTCGGAGAATGGATGCCCATTAGAGCTTTCAAGAACACTGAAACCGGCTTTCAAGAAGTATCTCAAGAATTGGGCTTGAACGCTGATACGACTGGTTGGTGGTGGAGCATCGAGCAAGGTGATTTTGATGGAGACGGCGACCCTGATTACATTGTGGGAAACAATGGTCTTAATTATAAGTATAAGGCTTCAGAAGAAGAGACTTTTGATATATATGTGAACGATTTTGACAAAAACAGCAAGCAAGATATTGTACTTAGCTATTACAATGATGGCAAGCAGTATCCGTTAAGGGGTCGCGAATGTTCATCGCAACAAATACCGGGAATCAAACAGAAATTTGGAGATTACGCCAGCTTTGCCGAAGCTACTTTAGCCGATGTATATACCGAAGAATCTCTAGAATCGGCACTACACTATCAAGTAAAATCATTTGCCAGTATTTATTTGGAAAATGACAATGGAAAACTGACAGCAAAAAAACTACCTATTGCAGCACAAACTTCAAGCATAAATCAAATACTTGTTGAAGATTATGATAAAGATGGAGCTTTGGATATTCTCATTGCGGGCAATCTTTATGCATCTGAAGTGGAAACCCCTCGAAACGATGCTGGTCACGGACTTCTATTGAAGGGTGATGGTACCGGAAACTTTACCGCGGTCGAAGCTTCAGAAAGTGGATTTTTTGTTCCCGGTGATGTGAAAGGCATGGCACCAATCAGTGTTAATGGTCAACGTTATATTATCGTTGCCAAGAATAGCGATTATTTACAGACGGTCAAAATCAACTAA
- a CDS encoding putative outer membrane starch-binding protein, whose translation MKTNKIILTLLATLGLVVSCNEDSLELSNPNELLPDSFFQNPIQVQSAVNAVYSNLQTRGLYSRHMFFMMDNMSHENGGNTQLEADKRQYLDFSFDSSHGAIGAYWESCYRGINKANFVIENAETINAILPSVMSDEAKAKALGEAKFLRGLFYFLIVTRFGDAPLITSLPPDDGVGFGKNSKNDIYAQIIKDLQESIPVLNTKGEEENGRATKGAAQALLGKVYLFLEQYEDALTQFNALSGYALEDDYFDNFKEETEFGVESIFEIQYDDDLGFSAQWNSDRSGEGPNEATFRGQEYGFNDWFNVFPSDDLLNEYEENDIRFEQSFYVNGDKFGKDSALTVDHFPSNGGGNAGWSKYNNYYKDDNEDQTSGINFKYLRYADVLLMMAECESMRAGGDQDVAVGFINQVRERAGLDPLPTGLSAAQVFDALVHERKVELAGEQSRFNDIVRWGIADTELAGTNFQAGKHELLPIPQAEIDANINLSSADQNPGY comes from the coding sequence ATGAAAACAAATAAAATAATACTGACACTTCTGGCCACCCTTGGCCTTGTAGTTTCCTGTAATGAAGATTCGTTGGAGTTGAGCAATCCTAACGAACTACTCCCAGATTCGTTTTTTCAGAACCCGATTCAAGTGCAATCAGCAGTAAATGCGGTCTATTCAAACTTACAGACTCGAGGTCTCTACAGTAGACATATGTTCTTTATGATGGATAACATGTCGCATGAGAATGGCGGAAACACCCAACTTGAGGCTGATAAACGTCAATATCTCGATTTCTCATTCGATTCAAGCCATGGCGCTATCGGCGCTTATTGGGAGAGTTGCTACAGAGGTATAAACAAAGCAAATTTTGTTATAGAAAATGCCGAGACTATTAACGCCATCTTACCCTCGGTAATGAGCGATGAAGCGAAGGCAAAAGCTTTGGGCGAAGCAAAATTTTTGCGAGGCTTGTTCTATTTTTTAATTGTCACCCGATTTGGCGATGCACCTCTAATTACTTCGTTGCCCCCAGATGATGGTGTCGGTTTTGGCAAAAACAGTAAAAATGACATCTACGCCCAAATCATCAAAGACTTACAAGAGTCTATTCCTGTATTGAATACCAAAGGAGAAGAAGAAAATGGAAGGGCCACCAAAGGTGCTGCTCAAGCCCTTTTAGGAAAAGTATATCTTTTCTTAGAGCAATATGAAGATGCCCTAACCCAATTCAATGCTCTAAGTGGTTACGCATTGGAAGATGACTATTTCGACAATTTCAAAGAGGAAACTGAATTTGGCGTAGAGTCCATTTTTGAAATTCAATATGATGATGATCTTGGTTTTAGCGCTCAATGGAACTCCGATAGAAGTGGTGAAGGCCCTAACGAAGCCACTTTTAGGGGCCAAGAATACGGTTTTAATGATTGGTTCAACGTTTTTCCATCCGATGATTTATTGAACGAATATGAAGAAAACGACATTCGTTTTGAGCAATCTTTCTATGTCAACGGAGATAAATTCGGTAAAGACAGCGCACTTACAGTAGACCATTTTCCTAGTAATGGAGGAGGTAATGCAGGCTGGTCGAAGTACAATAATTATTACAAAGACGATAACGAAGACCAGACATCTGGTATCAACTTTAAGTACTTAAGATACGCCGACGTATTGCTTATGATGGCAGAATGCGAGAGCATGAGGGCGGGTGGAGACCAAGATGTTGCCGTAGGTTTTATAAATCAAGTACGTGAAAGAGCTGGTTTAGATCCTTTACCTACTGGCTTATCAGCAGCTCAGGTTTTTGATGCTTTAGTGCATGAGCGGAAAGTAGAATTGGCCGGAGAGCAGAGTAGGTTTAATGACATCGTTCGTTGGGGTATTGCTGATACCGAACTTGCTGGAACCAATTTTCAGGCAGGCAAACATGAATTGTTGCCCATACCTCAGGCTGAAATCGATGCCAACATAAACCTAAGTTCGGCCGACCAAAACCCCGGATACTAG
- a CDS encoding TonB-linked SusC/RagA family outer membrane protein, with amino-acid sequence MMNKLNLFCIAIFAMLGHLAYSQASTVSGVVSDESGTPLPGASVVVAGTTNGTQTDFDGNYTLSEVPSGATLTFSYIGYVSQEVALNGRTTINITLSEDLQALDEVVVVGYGTQSRAEVTGAITTVGSEEIAALPVATADQALQGRAAGVTVLNSGSPGTAPVVRIRGLGTMNNNEPLYVIDGIIAGGLGDLNPNDIESINVLKDASTTAIYGSLGSNGVVMVTTKKGRRTGKTVMTLDSYTGIQYTDQRYDILNADQYRQFAQDGFGITPTSPLSGSNNNTDFQDALFRTGIMQKVDLGVSGGSENNDFRFSAGYQDQEGAIIETAFERFSFRANSNFNIGRFKFGETMSVSFNKQNPERNLGARSLLEHAIKIPPYLPIYNSNNLGGFQGPSSGLDGQDAENPIRVQTLGSHVNKSSAIIGSLFGEFEIIEGLTFKSQVGLEYRNANTDIFRPSYNDDSEGATHASDFAAITKNSTQRKSIILTNSLNYNKTFNDVHNFDVLLLAEKQDRTDDLLNSNSQNPITNDIDQVSNEQSFLQSQSFEYNRIGYLARLNYNFDQKYIFAASVRRDASSRFGSNNRWGTFPSVALGWNIAKESFLSDTAFNTLKLRGSWGITGNDKIGDYQYSATLLSNFFYPIGNGLATGTTPGGLANPDLKWEETTMQNIGLDFGLWDGKLTGAIEYFNNTSDDLLMSRPLPGSLGIHSGSVTENVGSVETNGFELNIGYNDFEGDFTWSANLNLGTSKNEVKSLGENESLSGGTFEAQDISRVEVGEPLFFFFGLETDGIYQTPEEVVEHLGPDSDKLPGDIRFVNQNGDTQINADDRVKIGNPYPDITYGFNLNANYKQLDLNMFISGVAGVDVYNTNIYDLEGMPRLFNAGTNVLNRWTGPGTSNSAPRADGSAQNFNSISDRFVEDGSYTRLKNITLGYTLDNQSLEKYFSKCRIYISGQNLITITDYSGLDPEIGNPLTNDGGNRQYELGIDRGNYPQPKSVLLGVQLSF; translated from the coding sequence ATGATGAACAAACTCAATTTATTTTGCATTGCGATTTTTGCAATGCTGGGTCACTTGGCTTATTCCCAAGCTTCTACAGTGAGCGGTGTGGTTTCCGACGAATCGGGAACACCCCTACCAGGAGCCTCGGTAGTGGTCGCCGGAACGACTAACGGTACCCAAACCGATTTTGATGGCAACTATACCTTGTCGGAGGTACCATCAGGAGCAACCCTTACCTTTAGTTACATCGGTTATGTAAGCCAAGAGGTTGCATTAAACGGAAGAACAACCATTAACATAACGCTTTCCGAAGACCTTCAAGCACTTGACGAAGTGGTTGTAGTAGGTTACGGTACCCAATCTAGGGCAGAGGTAACCGGGGCGATTACGACCGTCGGTTCTGAAGAAATAGCTGCACTACCCGTAGCTACTGCAGACCAAGCACTACAGGGTAGGGCCGCCGGAGTTACTGTGTTAAACTCAGGATCACCAGGTACTGCGCCAGTGGTTCGAATCAGGGGGCTTGGCACTATGAACAACAACGAACCTCTTTATGTGATCGACGGTATTATAGCTGGAGGTCTAGGAGACTTGAACCCCAACGACATTGAATCGATCAACGTTCTTAAAGATGCCTCAACTACGGCCATATACGGTTCATTGGGATCCAATGGTGTAGTAATGGTTACCACTAAGAAAGGTAGAAGAACGGGCAAGACCGTTATGACTCTTGATTCTTATACAGGTATTCAATATACCGATCAGCGCTATGATATCTTAAATGCCGACCAGTACCGTCAATTTGCACAAGACGGGTTTGGTATTACACCAACTTCTCCCCTCTCAGGCTCCAATAACAACACCGATTTTCAGGATGCGCTTTTTAGAACCGGCATTATGCAAAAGGTTGATTTGGGAGTTTCCGGAGGTTCTGAAAATAATGATTTCAGATTTTCAGCGGGCTATCAAGACCAAGAAGGTGCCATTATCGAGACCGCTTTTGAACGCTTCTCGTTTAGAGCTAATAGCAACTTTAACATTGGTCGCTTCAAGTTCGGTGAGACCATGTCGGTGTCATTCAATAAACAAAATCCAGAACGAAATCTAGGAGCTCGCTCCTTGTTGGAACATGCGATTAAAATACCACCATACCTACCCATTTATAATTCTAATAATCTTGGTGGCTTTCAAGGCCCTAGCAGTGGTTTAGATGGTCAGGATGCAGAGAACCCGATTCGAGTACAAACCCTTGGGTCGCATGTCAATAAATCATCTGCTATCATCGGAAGCCTTTTTGGCGAGTTTGAAATTATCGAAGGCTTGACCTTTAAAAGTCAAGTTGGTCTAGAATACAGAAACGCAAATACCGATATTTTTCGCCCGTCTTATAACGATGATAGCGAAGGCGCAACACATGCCTCAGATTTCGCGGCGATTACAAAAAATTCGACTCAAAGAAAATCGATTATTTTGACCAACAGCTTGAACTATAACAAAACGTTCAATGATGTTCACAATTTTGACGTATTGTTGTTGGCAGAGAAACAAGACAGAACAGACGATCTTCTTAACTCTAACAGCCAAAACCCGATTACCAACGACATCGATCAAGTTTCGAACGAACAGTCATTTTTACAATCTCAATCATTCGAATATAATAGAATCGGGTACTTAGCTCGTTTAAATTACAATTTTGACCAGAAATACATTTTTGCCGCTTCTGTGCGTAGAGATGCATCATCAAGATTTGGTTCTAACAATAGATGGGGTACCTTTCCATCCGTTGCCTTAGGTTGGAATATCGCCAAAGAAAGTTTCTTGTCCGACACTGCTTTCAACACCTTAAAATTGAGAGGTAGTTGGGGTATAACCGGTAACGACAAGATTGGTGATTATCAATATAGCGCTACCCTTCTCTCTAACTTTTTCTATCCTATAGGAAATGGATTGGCAACTGGTACCACCCCAGGAGGTCTCGCCAACCCAGATTTGAAATGGGAGGAAACCACCATGCAAAATATCGGACTTGACTTCGGACTTTGGGACGGAAAACTTACCGGTGCGATAGAATACTTCAATAATACAAGTGATGATCTTCTGATGAGTCGGCCATTACCGGGATCTCTCGGCATACATTCCGGTTCGGTAACTGAGAACGTAGGGTCCGTTGAAACCAATGGTTTTGAACTTAATATAGGGTATAACGATTTTGAAGGTGATTTTACTTGGTCTGCGAACCTTAATTTAGGTACTTCTAAAAATGAAGTAAAATCATTGGGTGAAAACGAGTCTTTATCAGGCGGCACTTTTGAAGCCCAAGATATTTCACGAGTAGAAGTTGGTGAGCCTTTATTTTTCTTCTTCGGCCTAGAAACGGACGGCATATACCAAACCCCTGAAGAAGTTGTTGAACACTTAGGACCCGATTCAGACAAATTACCTGGTGATATCCGCTTTGTCAACCAGAATGGAGATACACAAATCAACGCAGATGACCGTGTTAAAATCGGTAATCCGTATCCAGATATAACTTATGGCTTTAACCTAAACGCTAACTATAAGCAATTAGATTTGAATATGTTTATTTCAGGTGTTGCGGGTGTAGATGTTTATAATACTAACATTTATGATTTAGAGGGTATGCCCAGATTGTTCAACGCTGGTACCAATGTCTTGAACCGATGGACAGGTCCTGGTACTTCGAACTCTGCACCCAGAGCAGATGGTTCTGCACAAAACTTCAATTCAATATCAGACCGCTTTGTCGAAGATGGTTCGTACACTCGACTCAAGAACATCACATTAGGTTATACTCTCGATAACCAATCATTGGAAAAGTATTTTTCTAAATGTAGAATATACATCAGTGGTCAAAATTTAATTACAATTACCGATTACTCTGGACTAGATCCAGAAATTGGAAACCCATTGACCAATGATGGAGGAAACAGACAATATGAATTAGGAATTGATAGAGGAAACTACCCACAACCAAAATCAGTTTTACTCGGAGTTCAATTATCATTCTAA
- a CDS encoding hypothetical protein (manually curated) → MKNSQIYSNVLMSHPFAMAQFQTDFEGRSIIDMVLTNAFVSDMNISEMKLAVTKFSAFDEQGNEHNLAFFLEDTTIDIQGLHKGLFLRSRSVSTLNPGRYKSLRFYIKETKSTFKYHDRKEETAQGFEYLDFQIKNGLLINGDQSPEAILRFDFVPVKSKGFSNTVGKFFRRPRYMAGKLVHSFGH, encoded by the coding sequence ATGAAAAATTCCCAAATTTATTCTAATGTGTTAATGTCGCACCCTTTTGCGATGGCACAATTTCAAACTGATTTTGAAGGCAGAAGTATAATAGATATGGTTTTGACCAATGCCTTTGTTTCTGATATGAACATATCTGAAATGAAACTTGCAGTCACCAAGTTTTCTGCTTTTGATGAGCAAGGCAATGAGCATAACTTGGCCTTTTTTCTTGAAGATACGACCATAGATATACAAGGCTTGCATAAAGGTCTTTTTCTACGGTCAAGAAGTGTGTCCACATTGAACCCTGGTAGATACAAATCTTTAAGGTTCTATATCAAAGAGACTAAAAGCACCTTCAAATATCATGATAGAAAAGAAGAAACTGCTCAAGGCTTTGAGTATTTAGATTTTCAAATAAAGAACGGTTTGTTAATCAACGGAGACCAGTCTCCTGAAGCTATTTTGAGGTTCGATTTTGTACCGGTAAAGTCAAAAGGTTTTTCCAATACTGTAGGTAAGTTTTTTAGAAGACCCCGTTATATGGCCGGTAAATTGGTGCACAGTTTCGGTCATTAA
- a CDS encoding hypothetical protein (manually curated), whose translation MDKSKLYMVEHLVSSIEAKLGWGNGKNWSNGDFETLSEQIFEATKKRLSVTTLKRIWGRAERIANPSAATLNILSQFMGHADWRDFVNSQKSDTDTPAFIQIPWQKILAIIGVLTIGVALLALNWDNDKQPIIKEVTYHKADFEFKSRTIAKGLPNSVVFDYDVSAAADNAKIEIQQSWDTSKRITINRNDSVATCIYRHPGFFNAKLVVNGTIVAAHDVFIPTQGWLGLIERDSIPLYLDNENVERKGELSISSDVLSDYGLDPKLKIPQVSLYQMQDFGAIDTSEFIFSVRLQNTFEKSASGCRRAQVYLIYEGGAIGIPLSNKGCVATLNIMAFGQFIDGKKTDLSAFGVDFSDSVQLQLLSKDGELQIFVNDHLAYQMQVLETPAKIRGISLHFEGTGRVEQVELGNAKNLVYQLSE comes from the exons ATGGATAAATCAAAACTATATATGGTCGAACATTTGGTTTCGAGTATCGAAGCAAAGTTGGGCTGGGGCAATGGCAAGAATTGGAGCAATGGTGATTTTGAAACACTTAGCGAACAGATTTTTGAGGCAACCAAAAAACGTTTGAGCGTTACGACGCTAAAACGTATCTGGGGCCGGGCCGAGCGTATTGCCAATCCCAGTGCAGCAACTTTGAACATTCTTTCTCAATTTATGGGTCATGCCGACTGGCGTGATTTTGTTAACTCTCAGAAGTCTGATACAGATACACCCGCCTTCATTCAAATTCCTTGGCAGAAAATACTGGCCATTATTGGGGTATTGACCATTGGGGTAGCCCTACTTGCATTAAATTGGGATAATGACAAACAACCCATCATCAAAGAGGTGACTTACCATAAGGCAGACTTTGAATTCAAAAGCCGAACCATCGCTAAAGGCCTACCTAATTCAGTGGTGTTCGATTATGATGTTTCTGCTGCTGCCGACAATGCCAAAATCGAAATCCAGCAAAGTTGGGATACCAGTAAACGAATAACCATCAATCGCAATGATAGTGTGGCCACTTGTATTTATCGTCACCCGGGTTTTTTTAATGCCAAATTGGTGGTCAATGGCACCATAGTGGCGGCCCATGATGTGTTTATACCGACCCAAGGTTGGTTGGGCCTTATCGAGCGTGATTCCATACCATTGTATTTAGATAATGAAAATGTAGAGCGTAAAGGAGAACTATCAATAAGCTCTGATGTGCTTTCCGATTACGGACTCGACCCAAAGTTGAAAATACCTCAG GTAAGCTTGTATCAAATGCAAGATTTCGGTGCTATTGACACCTCTGAATTTATTTTCTCCGTACGATTGCAAAATACTTTTGAAAAAAGTGCTAGTGGATGCCGACGGGCTCAGGTTTATCTTATTTACGAGGGTGGGGCCATAGGTATTCCGCTGTCGAACAAAGGTTGTGTCGCCACCTTGAACATTATGGCCTTCGGACAATTTATTGATGGAAAAAAAACCGACCTTTCCGCTTTTGGAGTAGACTTCTCAGATTCGGTACAATTACAGTTGCTTTCGAAAGACGGTGAACTGCAGATTTTTGTTAATGACCATTTGGCCTACCAGATGCAAGTACTCGAAACACCAGCAAAAATTAGAGGCATCTCCCTGCATTTTGAAGGTACGGGTAGGGTAGAACAAGTGGAATTAGGTAATGCTAAAAATCTTGTCTATCAATTATCCGAATAG
- a CDS encoding hypothetical protein (manually curated) — MNRFATIKTYMFPYEAAIDRARLEAHGMECFTRDEMTIQVHNFYSQALGGVKLQVRANDFEKAAEILGESVDLELETIRDDYFESSIKCPNCMSGNVTVLRINRIWSLVVLMLVALPIPFRMRKVHCYNCQSQFKIK; from the coding sequence TTGAACCGGTTCGCTACCATAAAAACTTATATGTTTCCGTACGAAGCCGCTATTGACCGTGCTAGGTTAGAGGCTCATGGTATGGAATGTTTTACCAGAGATGAGATGACCATACAAGTTCATAATTTCTACTCGCAGGCGTTGGGCGGGGTCAAACTTCAGGTAAGAGCTAATGATTTTGAAAAAGCAGCAGAGATTTTAGGGGAAAGTGTTGATTTGGAACTGGAAACTATTCGAGATGATTATTTCGAATCTTCAATAAAATGTCCTAATTGTATGTCTGGCAATGTGACCGTTCTAAGAATAAATAGAATATGGTCATTGGTGGTTCTAATGCTTGTAGCGCTACCCATTCCTTTTCGAATGAGAAAAGTACATTGCTACAATTGCCAATCTCAATTTAAAATAAAATAA
- a CDS encoding ketosteroid isomerase-like protein, translated as MRLFFIGMLLLVSRFSFAQNYIGPQDDIDQILANAKNFSQYVMDSDYEMIGKSYTEDAKIFPNNRDILTGEEAILGYWHLPEGLETTHHKLIPEEIKVWGNEAYDYGYYEGKTKKANGEISSWKGKYVVVWRKENGDWKMYLDIWNGVK; from the coding sequence ATGAGACTGTTTTTTATAGGGATGCTGCTTTTGGTTTCAAGATTTTCCTTTGCCCAAAATTATATCGGCCCACAAGACGATATCGACCAGATTCTGGCAAATGCCAAAAATTTTTCACAATATGTGATGGACTCCGATTATGAGATGATCGGGAAGTCGTACACCGAAGATGCCAAGATTTTCCCGAACAATCGAGATATTTTGACCGGGGAAGAGGCCATTTTAGGGTATTGGCATTTACCCGAAGGCCTAGAAACTACACACCATAAACTGATACCCGAAGAAATTAAGGTTTGGGGCAACGAAGCCTATGATTATGGCTATTACGAAGGCAAGACCAAGAAAGCCAATGGCGAAATCAGTAGTTGGAAAGGCAAATATGTTGTCGTGTGGCGCAAAGAAAATGGTGACTGGAAAATGTATTTAGATATTTGGAATGGGGTGAAATGA